The genomic stretch GACCCCGAGGATATGTTGGTGTGGCAGGACTGGTGCGGGCGCCCCTCGCTGCGCTGGCGAGGTCGCGTGCCAAAGGAGAGACGAGCTCGCGGAGGATGACGCTCGCGCAGCGTGCGTGCAGGTGTCGGTAGGTGCGGTGGCGGCTGCTCCGGtcctggaggtgtgtgtgtgtgtgtgtgtgtgtgtgtgagtgttctcccttTAGATGACTACGCCTGCCTCTGGTCTACACGTCTGTGACCGTCCGGACCGGTACCGTCCTGTTTCCGCCCTAACTTCTCCAGTACGTTCTTCAGTGGATCATTTGGGATTTTCGGACGTTACTCGTGAAGTTCTTCTTGAAGCGGAACCGTCTGGTCGTTCGTATTAAATTCGGTGAACTCTGTCGTTTGTTTGGCATAAATCTTTTCCATCTAAATTCACGAAGACCGTAAATCGGTTCGGTGATCCACACCGGTTCTGCACCGGAGCCCAAGCTCGGCTCCATCCCTCGCGCGGGGACAGTTGTCCTCCTCACGGCTCCGAGATGTCCTCCAGTAGAAGTTTGGAGTGGGAGCACTTCGAGGAGCGCGAGAAGACGTCCCGGAGCGCGCGGGGAAGCGCGTGCGCCCCGTCCGGGTCTCGAGGCGTCGCCGCCAGCCCCGCGCACAGCGCGCACTGCTCCTTCTACCGCACGCGCACGCTGCAGTCGCTCACCTCCGAGAAGAAAGCCAAGAAAGTTCGGTTCTACCGGAACGGGGACCGGTACTTCAAGGGCCTGGTGTACGCGGTGTCGCACGAGCGGTTCAGGTCTCTGGACGCCCTGCTGGTGGACCTGACCCGCTCGCTGTGGGACAACGTCAGTCTGCCCCAGGGCGTGAGGTGCATCTACACCGTGGACGGACAGAAGAAGGTGACCAGCCTGGATGACCTGCTGGAAGGTGAGAAGATGCCCAACAACTGACGTCTTTTACGACAGTGTTGCAGGAGTAACATTACGCACAGTGGTGCTCGCTTCTATTGGATATATGAAATTCATCCgtattaaaacacattttgtgcTTCTTTGTGAACTTGATCATTATAGATGAGAGACTCTTATAAAAGTCCCTGGAATGCAGGGTTCCTGCCTGGTATTGACGTAATGAATGTGAGCTGTCCTGGATACATGCCTAGAGAGCTCCAGTCAGGCTGTGATGTACAGGCTGTATTTTGTCCAGCAGACCTTCAAGGCTCGTGTGTCCCACCGACTACTCCAGAAACACTGTCCACGTTTGACTGTGTTCAGTCTCAAAGTctgaaataaatacaaatataaataaacagaaataGTTTAAGATGTGAATAACTGTGGATGCAAAACACGATGGAGTGATTATTGCTTCACAGGAAGTAGGTGCACTTATCAACTCCTCACTGGATACATGTATGTTTATGTTTGATCCACCTTGATATCTGCTATATTACCATGAGGTTTATAGTTATATAAACCTTTTATATTTGTCTGAAGCATCCTATTATATATTGTACCTACCCATTAATATCTGGGAAACAACCCCTGTGTCTGGGGCAGCGTATCTGtttaattcacatttcatttaattAACATAATGTTTGACAATGCCTGAACGTCTTCATGCCGTTAATTTGAGGGGCAGTGTGGGGTCATGACCTGCGgcgggtggggggaggggggggattcCCACGTGACCACTGTCACATGACTGAGAGCACCACTGAAATTCACCATACAGCAACACCATCTGTTCTCCACCCAAGGTGTTGGCCACCTTTCTGATGGGGGTGGGCGTGTAGCACACACCCCCTAAGTGTAGCTATGTAGCAGTTACTATTATTTGATTCATTTAAGGACACAAAATAAAGTTACAAAGCATTTAGATAATGTTTGTTTTGTAACTGCATCTCAGAATGTGACTGCTCCATATTCCAGTTCCTGATCCCAGTAAACATATATCAGTCATGTTTACGTGATGGTCATTCATTCTGTTTGACGGCTGTTGAGATTATGTAGCTGTGGGGTTACATATATCAGAGCCATGTCAAGAGTCCCAGAGGAGGTCGTTTAAAGATGAGTGACGACTGGAGACTCAGCTGGGAACCAGAAGAGTCCTGACTGGGGCAGGGTGGGGGCCTGGGGCAGGGGGGGGTGACTGGGGCAGGGTGGGGGCCTGGGGCAGGGCAGGGTGACTGGGGCGGGGGGGGCTGAACACTGGGCTATGGGGTAGTTTGACACCTGAGTCCCACGTAAGGgctgccttcctgccccagtGTCCCCACACCCAGTTCTCCCCCCTCTGTGACATGGTGGGTTAAATCCCTGCTACGTGTCACTCGTCTCTTCAGTAATAGTGACCCCATCTGGCATCTGACAGTTAATTTGGCCTTTTGTTAATGCGTCAGCTTAATAGAGCCTGGTTGGTTGGTTTCCCTGTGGAAATAGAGTTGAAACTGAGATTTCTGATATGTGCTGACACCAGGGGTCTTTATAGAATATTTGTAGTTTAGTATTTGGCGTGTAATCCTGCTATAAGGAAGGACTAACATTAACACCCCCCATGTTTGGTAAAAAGTTGTGTGTTGTTTTTAGTGTATTATGCTCTTGTATTCCTATGACTcaggaggttgggggggggggggtgctggtcTCTCCTCAAGACCATTTGAGGGGTTTAAATGCTAGTATCACTTACACTGCACAGGTAGATACCAGTGTATttattaaatacatttaaataaagttttcAAGTATAAAAGCCATATATTTTTACATGAAAAATTTACGGAACACAGTTTGTTCATATTTGATACGCACATTTCCTAAATGGTGTCCTTTGTGTGTCAGTAGTGGACTGTCTTCTTCTCTGTGCTTTCCAAGAAGATCTCATGGACAGCAGGAGATACCAGCTCAGACTGCTGTGACTCCTCTCAGGGAGGTTATGACTAGCGTAGCGTAGCGAGGCCCACACTGCTCACACTGTACTGTGCCTTTCATACTGCATCCTACACACAGCAGAGCCCACAGGCTCCGCGCTTGGCTACACAAGACTGATCACATGACGGATCACATGACTGCAGGGCTCGGGTGAAAGGTTATTTGGAATGACGCTGTCTGAGACAATGTTGTGtgctccctctttctcctgaAAACATTGTGTGTAATCATGTGATCATGTGAACGGATAAAGATAATGGTCAGTGTGTTATTGCTCATGGAGGTTGTTTTTGGGTGGTGGTTGTTCTGGACTGTACAGCTGTTCCCTGTGACCCTGTTTTCCTGTTTCACAGCAGCTGCAGGACTGAGCCCAACCCAGGCAttcaacaacacaacacacatcacatctcTGGGATTGCTTTTGGTACCTTGTCCAATAGCGTAAGGGCTAATGACAGGGGGTGTTGTATCTTGTCCAATAGCGTAAGATCTTATGACAGGGGGTGTGGTCCCTTGTCCAATAGCGTAAGAGCTTATGACAGGGGGATGTTGTACCTTGTCCAATAGCGTAAGAGCTTATGACGGGGGGAAGTGGTACCTTGTCCAATAGTTTAAGAGCTTATGACAGGGAGTGTTGTATCTTGTCCAATAGCATAAGAGCTTATGACAGGGGGTTTGGTACCTTACCGATGACCTTAGCATGCTGGGTGTCCCAGCCCATCCTGCTTGAGGGAACTCACTTCACTTTTCTGTTGACGTTATGCGTTAGGGAATTATGGTgagcaggaagtgtgtgttaTTGAGATAAAAgtattaataaaaattgatGACAAGTTTGTGACATGCCAGCAGTCCTTGAAAGTGCCTTTGAAAGTGTAGTGTGATcttgtgtgtgaggaggagttGAGTGGGATGTAACAGTACTACACAGAGATCCAGGATGTATTCTCATGGCCTTTTCACTCACCAAAGGAGTCCGCTTACACTTAAAGACTAAAAGAGTGCAATGTGAGTTCATGCCGAAGCAGGTGGTGTTGAACCTCGGTGTTGAACCCTGACAGTATCATCTTCCTCTCATCTTCTCCCTCTTCACCCACTAGGAGAGAGCTACGTTTGTGCCTCCAACGAACCCTTCCGCAAAGTGGATTACATGAAGAACGTGAACCCCAACTGGTCAGTGAATGTGAAGGCCTCACGCTCGCTGTCCTCGCTGCCTACGCTGAAGAACgacgtgagggagagagagagagagttcatcAAGCCCAAACTGGTCACGGTCATCCGTAGTGGCGTCAAACCCCGTAAGGCCGTTCGGGTCCTGCTCAACAAGAAGACGGCCCACTCCTTCGAACAGGTGCTGACCGACATCACCGACGCCATCAAGCTGGACACGGGTGTGGTCAAGAGGCTGTACACTCTGGAAGGGAGGCAGGTAGGAACGGCAGTTTACATGCAGTGTTTACATTGGTTAAAATCCTGAGGTAAAAACAGAGTGTCATATGATACAGTTCAGCAGGACAAACTGCTGAATAAATGTGTGGGTTTGTCCAGGCTTCTGTACGAtgggtcgcagtctcctctgagTTAAAGGGGCTCTTACAGCTGCATAAAATAAAAAGACAATTAAATATCTGAGAAACAAATGTATTAAATAGAGGATGCCCTTTCTTTGAATATCTTTGTTTAATGTTGCTGAAATGCTTCACgacagtggtgtggtgtgcaGTAATGTCCTCAGCTTTGAAATGCTATCTCCAGCCACGGTGGAGGTCAGTTGTAAGGAAAGGACACCCAGGGGTCATACAGTGTCTGCTCTGGGCTACACCGTGTTCAGAGGACGAGCAGCGGTGGCCGTGTTGCtgtttcagtgtttcagtgtggTCAGCGTGGAGAAAGACGGACACAGATCCTCAAAGTCACGCACAAAAGTGACAAAACAACAGAAGTGAAGCCCGTCGTGCCTCAAGTGCCTCTAGTTCTTCTCCCTGTTCTCTCTGTTCCTTCATCCTTCAGACATTTTCCTTGGTCTTGAAACCTGGTTGGTCATTTGAAAAACAAGCATTGCTTAGTGAATTATGAACAAATAGGCAATGAAATTTTGTGCAAGGGACACATTGGAATATCGTATAcaatgaacattaaccacattaACCACTCAGAAATGGAGCAGATACTCATACCATAAGACAGTATCACTGTGGTTCCTAGACTCTAAGGGAAAGTTTGTGGTTTGTAGACTCTAAGTTACCACAGCCTTACCCTTAGAGTACCCTTAGAGAGGCTGGGGTTCTTAGACTCTTTAAATTATCAGTTGAGATCTGAGGTCTGGAGTGGTTTCCTGATGAGCTTGCTGTCAGTCACATGTGAGTGGGCCATTTAAGCACCATAACATTTAGTAACGGGTTGTGTATAGTGCGTATAAGAggatgtgtgttggtgttgcactCGAGAATAAGAGAGAGTCATTGAGAGAAATAGCAAATTGTAAGTGACATACGAGGGTTAAGAAGCTGGTGGTGTCAGCAGCGCTGAGGTCCAGAGGTGCAGTTGTGCTGAGAGCTACAGGAtcgtctctccttctctcctcagaACAGCAACGGGAGGCCTGCACACAGTCAGCTGTGCTGTGCTCACTTTATAGTAGCAACACCAATAAAAACAATACGTTTAATTTAAAATATGCCTCATAGCCAAGTTCACCCTAAAAAAGCACTCATACACAAGAGGTTTCAGTTTCTGTGAACTGGAGTGAAATGTATAATGAAAGTCTTAAGAAGAGAAACATTTGAAGTTGTGAGACGCAGAGTCATAAGAGACTGATAAAATAATTTCAGGTTTGGGGGCCACCGAGAGATCTGTCAGTAGCAGTGGTCAGGCGTGGGTTGTGTGGTCAGTTTTACTAGTGCAAGGGTTCAGAAAGTTAATATGCGTCTTAATGTTCTGCAGGATATTAGGGAGTGTGGTTTTTggaaatataaaataaacatgaaTATCATCATCATAACAATGAAGAAGAAGACCTTGGTGATGAAGATGATATCATGGTGATGAAGATGAGACCAAGAGGAAATGTAAATTCGAGAATGAAGGGGACCGTGTGTTGATCCCTGAGGGACACCTCGGGAAGAGTGTCCATTCTTTATTCCTATAACATGACAAGAGATTAACTAATTAAGAGCAGTACCACAAATACGAATAGCAGACAGATCGTATTTACTGGAAGTAAGAAAATTACCAAATATTACCAGGTGGACTGATTCCACAGATGCCATGATTGTGGTAATGgctaataatagtaatagtgatGATAGTGATATTGTGAGTGGCTTCACAAGTGTCACGGTTTAATGCTTCTGGTTGCTTTTCTCTGCTGATTGTTGTGATATGTTGATCATGGAAAGAGACATTTGAAGTGCACTGTTGAAAATAGCTGAGACACATGCAGCAAAATTGTGCTCTTGTAATTCAGACAGTTTAACAAAAGGCGACTAAGAGTATAACACTCATTAATGTAGTGGAATATTATCAGTTATCAAACAGTTTTTTGTAGTGAATTTTGAGCTGGCATATCAATTATGAAAGGAACACTGATGACTTCGCAAATTTCAGACAGAAATCACAGGAAAGCCCTTGGCATTTGCACAAGCAACAAATGGATTATAGCACAGGACCTTTAAACATGCAAGCTAAGGAATTCCAGTGCTTGGGTTACGATCCATTAGGATATTACAGGAGAAGCCCTCCCCAGCGAGGAAGCCATTAGACTTGGAATCTCTGAGTATCCCAGTGAGCTGAGTAACGTTTCATCTTAATGAGTCACCCTGTTCCCATTTCATAAGTGCAGGACACTTAATAACCATAAGTACCTGCACCACTGAACCACAACTGTGGGGTGCCAGATGACCGAGCTTGGTACATTAGGTGAAGTCTTTAACATTTAGCTCAACTTCAGTACATTTAGACAGACAACAAAACCAGTAAGAATGTAGAGTTGTAGAGTTTAAAAGATTAAACTATAGAGTTGAATCAGCATACTGTATTGTGCAAATGTGGCCATAGCCAGTATTGAGTGAGTAGTGTGTTAAAGTCTTATAGCAAGACAGCTGTAAGATTTGGTCACCCAGACCAAAGAGGGATTATTGCTGCTCTATAGGGGCCGGACCACTGCAGATACTGAGTGAGTGGAGGGATTATTGCTGCTCTATAGGGGCCGGACCACTGCAGATACTGAGTGAGTGGAGGGATTATTGCTGCTCTATAGGGGCCGGACCACTGCAGATACTGAGTGAGTGGAGGGATTATTGCTGCTCTATAGGGGCCGGACCACTGCAGATACTGAGTGAGTGGAGGGATTATTGCTGCTCTATAGGGGCCGGACCACTGCAGATACTGAGTGAGTGGAGGGATTATTGCTGCTCTATAGGGGCCGGACCACTGCAGATACTGAGTGAGTGGAGGGATTATTGCTGCTCTATAGGGGCCGGACCACTGCAGATACTTAGTGAGTGGAGGGATTATTGCTGCTCTATAGGGGCCGGACCACTGCAGATACTGAGTGAGTGGAGGGATTATTGCTGCTCTATAGGGGCCGGACCACTGCAGATACTGAGTGAGTGGAGGGATTATTGCTGCTCTATAGGGGCCGGACCACTGCAGATACTGAGTGAGTGGAGGGATTATTGCTGCTCTATAGGGGCCGGACCACTGCAGATACTGAGTGAGTGGAGGGATTATTGCTGCTCTATAGGGGCCGGACCACTGCAGATACTGAGTGAGTGGAGGGATTATTGCTGCTCTATAGGGGCCGGACCACTGCAGATACTGAGTGAGTGGAGGGATTATTGCTGCTCTATAGGGGCCGGACCACTGCAGATACTGAGTGAGTGGAGGGATTATTGCTGCTCTATAGGGGCCGGACCACTGCAGATACTTAGTGAGTGGAGGGATTATTGCTGCTCTATAGGGGCCGGACCACTGCAGATACTTAGTGAGTGGAGGGATTATTGCTGCTCTATAGGGGCCGGACCACTGCAGATACTGAGTGAGTGGAGGGATTATTGCTGCTCTATAGGGGCCGGACCACTGCAGATACTTAGTGAGTGGAGGGATTATTGCTGCTCTATAGGGGCCGGACCACTGCAGATACTGAGTGAGTGGAGGGATTATTGCTGCTCTATAGGGGCCGGACCACTGCAGATACTTAGTGAGTGGAGGGATTATTGCTGCTCTATAGGGGCCGGACCACTGCAGATACTGAGTGAGTGGAGGGATTATTGCTGCTCTATAGGGGCCGGACCACTGCAGATACTTTAGTGAGTGGAGGGATTTTTGCTGCTCTATAGGGGCCGGACCACTGCAGATACTGAGTGAGTGGAGGGATTATTGCTGCTCTATAAATTGGTAGCGGTGGgggagtgtaaaatggacacaaattaagtattatatcgcaatcgatcgatcgccagtggttggcgaactagtaactcattgaatcatagatgtagatcagagataaataaactagatttttttcagcgtgagaaatcggatgtatggcgtgtgagcgtgtgaagacagtgtGTCTCACgttcattgcgtgagagttggcaaccctgtaatctGAATTAGTTGTAACTAGCATGCTAGGATAAGGCGCGATAACGTCTGCTCACCTTCAAAGCTCTGTAGGATACTTTAGCAATATATCACATCAGAAGGCTCTAAGATGCATACAGAATGAAAACTGAAGTCACTCACTGGATTCGCCAAAAGCAAGTTGCTAACTGAAAGGTttaatgaaacaaacaaaaatgaaactGGTCGTTAAAATGCACAGACTGGGACAACAACACAGTGACAATGACTGTGGTCATGGAAACAAAAAGGGCTTTTAAAAGAACCACATTAATATTTACACGTAGATTTCATATGTATTTAGTAAAATATTAATCATTTATATgataatttatatgtaattaccttttgtgtttttattctaCACTGAATgctaatgtttttttctgtctgaATGTACAGAAATGCATATAGATGTTTTAAACATGTCCCCTAAAAGGGATTAACAAGCTTTTTCACAGTTGGCGGCCATTCACATAAAGTGCCCATTAAGACTCTTTAACAAGAGGGAGCATTTAATCTAGCTGGTTACCATTACATTAGCATCATTGTCTACATAAACCTCATCAGAACCCAAATGTTGGTTCATAGCTTCAATAATGTGGCGAATAAAAAAGCTTTTACACTCCGTTAATGATCCTAGGAGCAACTTGGTTGGGCTTGTTCTGAGCGCATTATCCTACGGAGGATTCTGATACAGACATTTCAACAAATACCATTTACTTTGCTCCTGATTACAAATACTCAGTACCATAGACTGTACAGCACAATATGTCCAGTCATGCTGTTATTGGTCCATGCCGAAGGTCCAGTTGTGGTCTGAGGAACATGCCATTCTTCTCGTAGATCTGGGGAGAAGTTGAGACTACGTCTCATTCTTGAAGCACATGGGCCAACCTGTACCCACCACCCGCAGTTCTAGTTGGTTGCTGTGATCGGTTTGGCTGAACCCACCAGCCCACGTGCTCCTGTCCAGCTGAAGGTCCCTGTGTGGACAGCTGGGCTGTGTTGTCTCGGCCTTCCTGTGTTTAGAGCTTTGTTGACTTTGGCTAAAGGTGAAGGTGAGACTGACAACACAAGCTCTTTGGCCTCTGAGAGGTGACAAGGAGCTGTAAACGTTTGTAAATATTGGAGAATGAAAGTATTTGTGTTTGCCTCTGATGAAGCTACGTTATCAGATTAGAGGACCTGCTCTCCATGTGAAATCGCTGTCCTGTGTGGAGAAACATCTCGTCTCACCTTCCTGCTGTGCATGAGCAGCCAAATCTGGGCAATGACATATGTTAATGATGTATGTTAATGATGTATGTTAATGTCGTATGTTAATGATGTATGTTAATGAAGAATGTTAATGATCCAGCCTCCATAACTCGCTCCTCatcctttacatttacatttacggaatCCAGAGTGAATTACAAAGGTACTTTGTTTACAATGGTGTTTTAGCTCTGCAAGTCAAATCAGACACAAGATTAGAAACTTTGCCATTGGCTATAACCGTTGTAGGACATACTAGCATGctaacacaaaggcaagaaaatTATCACCATCTGCCATCTGCTTCTGAGTATTCTGAGACCAGATCTGAGTgggaggaggggagtggggggggggggagtgggagtgggagtgggcgggggggggg from Brachyhypopomus gauderio isolate BG-103 chromosome 15, BGAUD_0.2, whole genome shotgun sequence encodes the following:
- the dclk2a gene encoding serine/threonine-protein kinase DCLK2 isoform X4 — protein: MSSSRSLEWEHFEEREKTSRSARGSACAPSGSRGVAASPAHSAHCSFYRTRTLQSLTSEKKAKKVRFYRNGDRYFKGLVYAVSHERFRSLDALLVDLTRSLWDNVSLPQGVRCIYTVDGQKKVTSLDDLLEGESYVCASNEPFRKVDYMKNVNPNWSVNVKASRSLSSLPTLKNDVREREREFIKPKLVTVIRSGVKPRKAVRVLLNKKTAHSFEQVLTDITDAIKLDTGVVKRLYTLEGRQVTCLQDFFGDDDVFIACGPEKYRYAQDDFGLDHSECRVFKSAYVPRSSSSVRATGSKSPGVTRRTKSPSSVRRSAELPSTSSQSPVKSPVNGLVSSSSQISTPRSTKSSGSSPTSPRCTRNFKDSQFDYHHCS
- the dclk2a gene encoding serine/threonine-protein kinase DCLK2 isoform X5, with protein sequence MSSSRSLEWEHFEEREKTSRSARGSACAPSGSRGVAASPAHSAHCSFYRTRTLQSLTSEKKAKKVRFYRNGDRYFKGLVYAVSHERFRSLDALLVDLTRSLWDNVSLPQGVRCIYTVDGQKKVTSLDDLLEGESYVCASNEPFRKVDYMKNVNPNWSVNVKASRSLSSLPTLKNDVREREREFIKPKLVTVIRSGVKPRKAVRVLLNKKTAHSFEQVLTDITDAIKLDTGVVKRLYTLEGRQVTCLQDFFGDDDVFIACGPEKYRYAQDDFGLDHSECRVFKSAYVPRSSSSVRATGSKSPGVTRRTKSPSSDLDDFI